A part of Penaeus chinensis breed Huanghai No. 1 chromosome 6, ASM1920278v2, whole genome shotgun sequence genomic DNA contains:
- the LOC125026422 gene encoding CD2 antigen cytoplasmic tail-binding protein 2 homolog: MSRKRAPGPYSYDDDEDYVPSKGVKYSEREDVLPVKEKKHTLDSDEEDDDNEGGEEDDEGPGGKNYDVLRDEDIDGQEEGTVDFEGETKIMPFNMKEEMEEGHFDGDGFYHFKKNTEQIKDAWLDDIDWVKVKHQEEAVNKYGSDVESDGGSDNELPSGKGMSDSLQQNYTEIIGLLQPGETLAKALKRLGGNKNKKISSAQKWKLKKTGKLDNEGGDNNMKDFLRLTELANNIMETGNMDIYQETYEMINLKLERAKAPAPAPAMDMFADDTGQKDKDNKNGDAEDDEENSQEVKWMLRWDDKEDSEIHGPFKSEKMLQWQESGYFSKGGFVRKTTDPGETWYSTRRIDFDLYV; this comes from the exons ATGTCTAGAAAGCGAGCCCCAGGCCCTTACAgctatgacgatgatgaagattatgtgcCATCAAAAGGAGTAAAGTATTCGGAAAGAGAGGATGTATTACCtgtcaaagaaaagaaacacacctTGGAttctgatgaggaagatgatgataatgagggtggcGAAGAGGATGACGAAGGACCTGGAGGAAAGAATTATGATGTGCTACGAGATGAAGACATTGATG GTCAAGAAGAAGGTACGGTAGATTTTGAAGGGGAAACCAAGATTATGCCGTTCAacatgaaagaggaaatggaagaaggccACTTTGATGGGGATGGATTTTATCACTTCAAGAAAAATACAGAACAGATCAAGGATGCATGGTTAGATGATATAGATTGGGTCAAG GTAAAGCATCAAGAAGAAGCAGTGAACAAGTATGGATCAGATGTTGAAAGTGATGGAGGAAGTGATAATGAGCTTCCATCTGGCAAAGGAATGAGTGATTCTTTGCAGCAGAACTATACAGAAATCATTGGTCTACTGCAGCCTGGTGAGACTCTAGCCAAAGCATTAAAG AGACTGGGtggcaacaagaacaagaaaatatctTCAGCACAAAAGTGGAAACTTAAGAAAACAGGCAAGCTTGATAATGAGGGTGGTGACAATAATATGAAAGATTTTCTTAGACTGACAGAATTGGCTAACAATATCATGGAAACAGGCAATATGGACATCTATCAAGAAACATATGAAATGATTAACTTAAAG TTGGAAAGAGCAAAAGCACCAGCTCCTGCACCTGCAATGGACATGTTTGCAGATGACACTGggcaaaaagacaaagataataagaatggagacgctgaagatgacgaagaaaattCACAAG AAGTCAAGTGGATGTTACGTTGGGATGACAAAGAAGATTCAGAGATACATGGCCCCTTCAAAAGTGAGAAGATGTTGCAATGGCAAGAGTCAGGGTATTTTAGTAAGGGGGGGTTTGTGCGGAAAACTACGGATCCTGGCGAGACTTGGTATTCAACAAGACGTATCGATTTCGACCTGTATGTTTAG